In Campylobacter sp. 2014D-0216, the following proteins share a genomic window:
- the mqnF gene encoding aminofutalosine deaminase family hydrolase produces the protein MFIIAPKIIFTCDDEFSILENKAVLFGDRILEIDCLENLQKNHPQAKLIPTPKDTLLLPAFINPHAHLEFSVNNGNLAFGDFLKWLDSIFNNREQLNEKAKEKLISQNIHKMLKSGTSTIGEISSFGSDLTPCVNSQARVVFFNEILGSSEDFIQAKKEEFLTRYEKSMSFKSSKFIPAISVHAPYSTHPELAKFAIKLARENDHLLSTHFLESNHENNWLRFKKGGFKKSLAKFSKNPTPFYIPQSFLELFKDQRTLFTHCVYFKEWDLLDKNLHSITHCAFSNRLLSKNTFKLKSALKNGVNIHLGTDGLSSNTSLSMLDEMRANLLIHDDFELENFAKILLLMATNKAAKALNLNLGQIQKGKIADFSLFALPNSVNLKQLPLQFILQSKEVLKLFIEGKECKL, from the coding sequence ATGTTTATCATAGCACCCAAGATTATCTTCACTTGTGATGATGAATTTAGTATTTTGGAAAACAAGGCGGTTCTTTTTGGTGATCGGATTTTAGAAATTGATTGCTTAGAAAATTTACAAAAAAACCACCCGCAAGCTAAACTCATACCAACCCCAAAAGATACGCTACTCTTGCCTGCATTTATCAACCCACATGCACATTTAGAATTTAGCGTAAATAATGGGAATTTAGCCTTTGGAGATTTTTTAAAATGGCTTGATAGTATTTTTAATAACCGCGAACAACTCAATGAAAAAGCCAAAGAAAAATTAATCTCTCAAAATATCCATAAAATGCTAAAAAGCGGCACTTCTACTATAGGTGAAATTTCAAGCTTTGGGAGTGATTTAACTCCTTGTGTAAACTCACAAGCTAGAGTGGTATTTTTCAATGAAATTTTAGGATCTAGTGAGGATTTTATCCAAGCCAAAAAAGAGGAATTTCTAACTCGTTATGAAAAAAGCATGAGTTTTAAAAGTTCTAAATTTATCCCTGCTATTTCAGTGCATGCACCTTATTCAACTCACCCAGAGCTTGCCAAATTTGCCATAAAACTTGCTAGAGAAAATGATCATTTGCTAAGCACACATTTTCTTGAAAGCAATCACGAAAACAACTGGCTAAGGTTTAAAAAAGGCGGTTTTAAAAAAAGCTTGGCTAAATTTAGTAAAAATCCTACGCCATTTTACATCCCGCAAAGCTTTTTAGAGCTTTTTAAAGATCAAAGGACTTTATTTACTCATTGTGTGTATTTTAAAGAATGGGATTTATTAGATAAAAATTTACACTCTATCACGCATTGTGCTTTTTCAAACAGACTTTTAAGTAAAAATACTTTTAAATTAAAATCTGCTTTAAAAAATGGTGTTAATATCCATCTAGGAACTGATGGTTTAAGTTCAAATACTTCTTTAAGTATGCTTGATGAAATGAGAGCTAATTTACTTATACATGATGATTTTGAGTTAGAAAATTTTGCTAAAATATTGCTTTTAATGGCGACTAACAAAGCCGCAAAAGCCTTAAATTTAAACCTAGGGCAAATTCAAAAAGGCAAGATAGCTGATTTTAGTCTTTTTGCTTTGCCAAATAGTGTGAATTTAAAACAACTTCCTTTGCAGTTTATCTTACAAAGCAAAGAAGTGTTAAAACTTTTTATAGAAGGAAAAGAATGCAAATTATAA
- the aroQ gene encoding type II 3-dehydroquinate dehydratase: protein MKVMVIQGPNINMLGVRETHIYGNMKMEDIHEQMKIAAKQANAEIEFFQSNFEGELVDKIQECLGSVDGVIVNAAAYAHTSIAIRDAIAAINLPVIEVHISNTHRREEFRQKSMIAPVCAGSVVGFGPFGYHMALMGLFQIFDQINAYKAAQAKAQQANQ, encoded by the coding sequence ATGAAAGTTATGGTGATACAAGGACCAAACATTAATATGCTTGGTGTAAGAGAAACTCACATCTATGGCAATATGAAAATGGAAGATATCCACGAACAAATGAAAATAGCAGCAAAACAGGCTAATGCTGAGATTGAATTTTTTCAAAGCAATTTTGAAGGTGAATTAGTTGATAAGATTCAAGAATGTTTAGGTAGCGTAGATGGAGTGATCGTTAATGCAGCTGCTTATGCACATACTTCTATAGCAATTCGTGATGCGATTGCAGCGATTAATTTACCAGTGATTGAAGTGCATATTAGCAATACCCACAGAAGAGAAGAATTTAGACAAAAAAGCATGATAGCACCAGTTTGTGCGGGTAGTGTGGTAGGTTTTGGTCCTTTTGGTTACCACATGGCTTTAATGGGACTTTTTCAAATTTTTGATCAAATCAATGCGTATAAAGCAGCTCAAGCAAAAGCACAACAAGCAAATCAATGA
- a CDS encoding M24 family metallopeptidase has translation MNFILKNENALFYECGYSCDNALFLKLEDEAFFITDARYSFEASEMIKNAKVVLAQDLFASTRELLEKAGVDRVCFDPKDFSYFEFKELSKSANIVFEEKLDLSKNKRIIKNAKELQLLQKAVNFGKECFEELAKYISQEGLGKSEKELHFKACEIFQKKGALGLSFSPIVAINENAAKAHALPSDKCLKYGDLLLVDAGVVYQRYCSDRTRTACFDENGIVFDKNKPNFKDKETAQIYEVVKQAQLQAIEKARVGMKASELDLIARDVIKNAGFEKEFIHSLGHGVGLDIHELPNISPRSDYELKEGMVFTIEPGIYIKDKLGIRIEDMVYLDKEKAVVL, from the coding sequence ATGAATTTTATCTTAAAAAACGAAAATGCACTTTTTTATGAGTGCGGCTATTCTTGTGATAATGCTTTATTTTTAAAACTTGAAGATGAAGCATTTTTCATCACCGATGCAAGATATAGTTTTGAAGCTAGCGAAATGATCAAAAATGCTAAAGTAGTTTTAGCGCAAGATCTTTTTGCTAGCACTAGAGAGCTTTTAGAAAAAGCGGGGGTTGATAGGGTGTGTTTTGACCCAAAAGACTTTAGCTATTTTGAATTTAAAGAGCTTAGTAAAAGTGCAAATATCGTTTTTGAAGAAAAATTAGATCTAAGTAAAAATAAACGCATTATAAAAAATGCTAAAGAACTACAGCTTTTGCAAAAGGCTGTAAATTTTGGTAAAGAATGCTTTGAAGAACTGGCTAAATATATCAGCCAAGAGGGCTTAGGTAAAAGTGAAAAAGAGCTTCATTTTAAAGCGTGTGAAATTTTTCAAAAAAAAGGCGCTTTGGGGCTTTCTTTTTCACCTATTGTGGCTATTAATGAAAATGCGGCTAAGGCACATGCTTTACCTAGTGATAAATGTTTAAAATATGGAGATTTGTTACTAGTTGATGCGGGTGTGGTTTATCAAAGGTATTGTTCTGATCGTACAAGAACAGCTTGCTTTGATGAAAATGGCATAGTCTTTGATAAAAATAAGCCAAATTTTAAAGACAAAGAAACGGCACAAATTTATGAAGTAGTTAAGCAAGCCCAGCTTCAAGCTATTGAAAAAGCACGCGTTGGTATGAAAGCAAGTGAACTTGATTTGATTGCACGCGATGTGATTAAAAATGCAGGTTTTGAAAAAGAATTCATTCATAGCTTAGGGCATGGAGTGGGACTTGATATACATGAATTACCAAATATTAGCCCAAGAAGTGATTATGAGTTAAAAGAGGGTATGGTTTTTACCATTGAACCTGGAATTTATATCAAAGATAAACTAGGCATTAGGATAGAAGACATGGTCTATCTTGACAAAGAAAAGGCAGTGGTATTGTAA
- the folK gene encoding 2-amino-4-hydroxy-6-hydroxymethyldihydropteridine diphosphokinase, giving the protein MLIKGARRVEKIRFFPFYSKADKKGKYIAIIGLGSNIEDEKKRFRALFRHLMQDRRLQVLQTSPFLINKAFGFEDQKDFTNAVMVVSTSLHARALLKVLFFYEFKFRRKRTFKNAPRTLDLDLLYFSKKARKDEYCTVPHVGVNDRISVTLPLGLLR; this is encoded by the coding sequence TTGCTGATTAAAGGAGCTAGAAGGGTAGAAAAAATTCGTTTTTTTCCTTTTTATTCAAAGGCTGATAAAAAAGGAAAATATATAGCCATTATAGGACTTGGAAGCAATATAGAAGATGAAAAAAAACGCTTTCGAGCTTTGTTTAGGCATTTGATGCAAGATAGACGCTTGCAAGTGTTGCAAACATCGCCATTTTTGATTAATAAGGCTTTTGGTTTTGAAGATCAAAAAGACTTTACCAATGCAGTGATGGTTGTAAGTACAAGCTTGCATGCAAGAGCACTTTTAAAAGTTTTGTTTTTTTACGAGTTTAAATTCAGGAGAAAAAGAACTTTTAAAAATGCTCCTAGAACGCTTGATTTGGATTTGTTGTATTTTTCAAAAAAAGCGCGTAAAGATGAGTATTGTACAGTACCTCACGTAGGGGTAAATGATAGAATTAGCGTAACTTTGCCTTTGGGCTTATTAAGATAA
- the flhF gene encoding flagellar biosynthesis protein FlhF: protein MGQLIHTFTVESTDEIIPKVKQDYGDKALIVTNKQIRPKTINQKPLYEVIVAIEEADYEEHLRQNNIAKPAKKKPSTASFPEAKIQAPQQEEEKKEEDVVLEFSSKAKQKPINPYLNANKKDDNFLNLKNKLSQVSSEISKVSNYQDFSMPSPNYDKKIEAFEKQMNKLNDKMNLLVDMMWDDKADLRKELAIPPEFASIYKQAKASGMQEAHLEAIMKATIENMPSTMKANQEAVQRYFYSLLRNMLPCRLESEIKKQKIMMLVGPTGVGKTTTLAKLAFRYAYGDRRYKTGIITLDTYRIGAVEQLFQYAKMMKLPIIDSIEPNDLDDAIRSLNTCEVILVDTTGNSQYDKAKLEKTKEFLSHSNAQIDVNLVLSANTKYEDLLETYNNFSFLNIDTLIITKFDETKVFGNVFSLLYETSTPMSFFSIGQEVPDDIEVANSDFLVRCVLEGFRRDENE from the coding sequence ATGGGACAATTGATTCATACTTTTACAGTTGAAAGCACAGATGAGATTATACCTAAGGTTAAGCAAGATTATGGCGATAAAGCTTTAATCGTAACCAATAAGCAAATTCGTCCAAAAACTATTAACCAAAAGCCTTTGTATGAGGTTATAGTAGCGATTGAAGAAGCTGATTATGAAGAACATTTAAGACAAAACAATATTGCTAAACCAGCGAAGAAAAAACCAAGCACCGCGAGTTTTCCTGAGGCTAAAATTCAAGCTCCCCAACAAGAAGAAGAAAAAAAAGAAGAAGATGTGGTGCTTGAATTTTCTTCAAAAGCCAAGCAAAAACCTATTAATCCTTATTTAAATGCAAATAAAAAAGATGATAATTTCTTAAATTTAAAAAATAAACTTTCTCAAGTAAGTTCAGAAATCAGCAAAGTTTCAAATTATCAAGATTTTTCCATGCCAAGCCCAAATTATGATAAAAAAATCGAAGCCTTTGAAAAACAAATGAATAAACTCAATGATAAAATGAATTTATTAGTAGATATGATGTGGGATGATAAGGCAGATTTACGTAAGGAACTAGCTATACCACCTGAATTTGCAAGTATTTATAAGCAAGCTAAGGCAAGTGGCATGCAAGAAGCGCATTTAGAAGCGATTATGAAAGCGACTATTGAAAATATGCCAAGCACTATGAAAGCAAATCAAGAAGCGGTGCAAAGATATTTTTACTCGCTTTTGCGTAATATGCTCCCTTGTCGCTTAGAAAGCGAAATTAAAAAGCAAAAAATTATGATGTTGGTGGGTCCCACAGGAGTAGGTAAAACTACCACTTTAGCTAAACTCGCTTTTCGTTACGCTTATGGAGATAGACGCTATAAAACAGGCATTATTACGCTTGATACTTATAGAATAGGCGCAGTAGAACAGCTTTTCCAATACGCTAAGATGATGAAGCTTCCTATTATTGATAGTATAGAACCAAATGATTTAGATGATGCGATTAGAAGCTTAAATACTTGCGAGGTTATTTTAGTCGATACAACCGGAAATTCACAGTATGATAAAGCAAAACTTGAAAAAACAAAAGAGTTTTTATCGCATTCTAATGCACAAATTGATGTAAATTTGGTACTTTCTGCCAATACAAAATATGAAGATTTGTTAGAAACTTATAATAATTTTTCATTTTTAAATATAGACACTTTAATCATTACAAAATTTGATGAAACTAAAGTGTTTGGAAATGTGTTTTCTTTGCTTTATGAAACTAGCACTCCGATGAGCTTTTTTTCCATAGGTCAAGAAGTGCCTGATGATATAGAAGTAGCAAATAGTGACTTTTTAGTACGTTGTGTGTTAGAAGGTTTTAGAAGGGATGAGAATGAGTAA
- the flhG gene encoding flagella biosynthesis ATPase FlhG encodes MSNQAEKLKDLVKNENSNTKHTHFIAVTSGKGGVGKSTFSANLGNVLAQNGYKVGLFDADIGLANLDVILNVRVEKNLLHVLKGECSLEDILIEVKPNLWLIPGESGDEILKYNDKNIYERFLNQTSILDDLDFLIIDTGAGIGGNIGNFLEMSDEVIVITVPDPAAITDAYATIKTTSKTKENLLMVFNVVKNENEAMRIFDNIKKVADINIKHHLNLEFLGFLGQSKDISSSIKKRTLFSDEDTNSSDELKAIASKLLYRLEQKVLNNVGDKSIMSFFKKLLDRF; translated from the coding sequence ATGAGTAATCAAGCAGAAAAATTAAAAGATCTAGTAAAAAACGAAAATTCAAACACAAAACATACTCATTTTATCGCAGTTACTAGCGGTAAGGGTGGAGTTGGAAAAAGTACTTTTAGTGCAAATTTAGGTAATGTTTTAGCTCAAAATGGTTATAAAGTTGGACTTTTTGATGCAGATATTGGATTGGCTAATTTAGATGTGATCTTAAATGTACGTGTAGAGAAAAATCTTTTGCATGTTTTAAAAGGCGAATGCTCATTAGAAGATATCTTGATAGAAGTAAAACCTAACTTATGGCTTATTCCGGGTGAAAGTGGTGATGAAATTTTAAAATACAATGACAAAAATATTTATGAAAGATTTTTAAACCAAACAAGTATTTTAGATGATTTAGATTTTTTGATCATCGATACGGGGGCAGGTATTGGCGGTAATATAGGAAATTTCTTGGAAATGTCTGATGAGGTTATTGTTATCACTGTGCCTGATCCTGCAGCGATCACTGATGCATATGCTACTATCAAAACTACCTCAAAAACTAAAGAAAATTTATTGATGGTGTTTAATGTTGTTAAAAATGAAAATGAAGCAATGAGAATTTTTGATAATATTAAAAAAGTTGCAGATATCAACATCAAACATCATTTAAATTTGGAATTTTTAGGATTTTTAGGTCAAAGTAAAGATATTAGTTCTAGTATAAAAAAGAGAACTTTATTTAGTGATGAGGATACAAACTCAAGCGATGAGCTTAAAGCTATAGCTTCTAAGCTTTTGTATAGGTTGGAACAAAAAGTGCTTAATAATGTAGGAGATAAAAGCATTATGAGTTTTTTCAAAAAGCTTTTGGATCGTTTTTAG
- a CDS encoding RNA polymerase sigma factor FliA has product MQPHNAYASTLKKEQDDLVISYMPALRAMAFRLKERLPASIDVNDLISIGVEEMIKLSRRYDKEQNDNFWGFARKRVNGAMLDYLRSLDVMSRSNRKIIKDIDAIVDEFYQDNEKEPDDEYLAKRLNLEVEKVKEARAAHAISLVMPLDEQLNCFNDSNIIEQIEKEELIEKINAVLNEFKEREKLVIQLYYYEELNLKEIAEILEISESRISQIHKRLLKKIRERLV; this is encoded by the coding sequence ATGCAGCCGCATAATGCCTACGCTTCTACGCTAAAAAAAGAACAAGATGACTTAGTTATCTCTTATATGCCTGCATTAAGAGCTATGGCTTTTAGACTCAAAGAGCGTTTGCCAGCTAGTATTGATGTAAATGATTTAATCAGTATAGGCGTAGAAGAGATGATCAAGCTTTCACGCCGTTATGATAAAGAACAAAATGATAATTTTTGGGGTTTTGCAAGAAAAAGAGTTAATGGAGCTATGCTTGATTATCTAAGAAGTCTTGATGTGATGAGTAGAAGCAATAGAAAAATTATCAAGGATATTGATGCTATTGTGGATGAGTTTTATCAAGACAATGAAAAAGAACCCGATGATGAATATTTAGCAAAAAGACTTAATCTAGAAGTAGAAAAGGTTAAAGAAGCAAGAGCAGCTCATGCTATATCGCTTGTAATGCCTTTAGATGAGCAGTTAAATTGTTTTAATGATAGCAATATCATAGAACAAATAGAAAAAGAAGAATTGATCGAAAAAATCAATGCGGTTTTAAATGAATTTAAAGAAAGAGAAAAGTTAGTGATTCAGCTTTATTATTATGAAGAGTTAAATTTAAAAGAAATTGCAGAGATTTTGGAGATTAGTGAGTCGAGAATTTCGCAAATTCATAAGCGTTTGCTTAAGAAGATTCGAGAAAGGCTAGTTTAA
- the fliM gene encoding flagellar motor switch protein FliM, with the protein MAEILSQEEIDALLEVVDDDGDDGATSSKLEDIEDKRDIVVYDFKRPNRVSKEQLRSIKGIHDKLARNLASQISSMMRSIVEIKLHSVDQMTYGEFLMSLPSPTSFNVFSIKPLDGNCVLEINPSIAFPMIDRLLGGQGESFDTLRELTEIELNLLDSILRIIMQRLKESWMNVTEIYPSVEAKESSPNVVQIVSQNEIVIMVVMEIIIGNSSGMVNICYPVVHLESILSRLANRDIMMGETSAKKSRNKELKTLIGRAEVIYEAMLGKTFINVNEFLDLKQGDILKLDRSADDKAIVAIDKKEVFLAQVGLHRFRKSIKILELIKTDKDEIKEMLEKYEDERRAKANSYDDNEELEEEDDDQ; encoded by the coding sequence ATGGCTGAGATACTTTCACAAGAAGAAATTGATGCTCTTTTAGAAGTTGTTGATGATGATGGCGATGATGGAGCAACATCTTCTAAATTAGAAGATATAGAAGATAAAAGAGATATTGTCGTATATGACTTTAAGCGTCCAAATAGGGTTTCAAAAGAACAGCTTCGTTCGATTAAGGGTATTCATGATAAATTAGCAAGAAACCTTGCTTCACAAATTTCATCTATGATGAGAAGTATAGTGGAGATCAAGCTGCATTCGGTGGATCAGATGACTTATGGTGAATTTTTGATGTCTTTGCCTTCGCCGACAAGTTTCAATGTTTTTTCGATTAAACCTTTAGATGGAAACTGTGTTTTAGAGATCAATCCAAGTATCGCTTTTCCTATGATAGATAGGCTTTTAGGTGGTCAAGGGGAGAGTTTTGATACTTTAAGAGAACTAACAGAAATTGAGCTTAATTTGCTTGATTCTATTTTGCGTATTATTATGCAAAGACTTAAAGAAAGTTGGATGAATGTTACAGAAATTTATCCAAGCGTAGAAGCAAAAGAATCAAGCCCAAATGTTGTGCAAATTGTTTCTCAAAATGAAATTGTTATCATGGTGGTAATGGAGATCATCATTGGAAATTCAAGCGGTATGGTGAATATTTGTTATCCGGTTGTACATTTAGAGAGTATTTTAAGCCGTTTGGCAAATCGTGATATTATGATGGGTGAAACTTCGGCTAAGAAATCAAGAAATAAAGAGCTTAAAACTTTAATCGGTCGTGCTGAAGTGATTTATGAAGCTATGCTTGGTAAGACTTTTATCAATGTAAATGAATTTTTGGACTTAAAACAAGGAGATATTTTAAAGCTTGATAGAAGCGCAGATGATAAAGCCATAGTTGCTATTGATAAAAAAGAGGTATTTTTAGCTCAAGTGGGGCTTCATAGATTTAGAAAGTCAATTAAGATCTTAGAACTTATCAAAACCGATAAAGATGAGATCAAAGAAATGCTTGAAAAATATGAAGATGAAAGAAGAGCAAAAGCAAATTCGTATGATGATAATGAAGAACTAGAAGAGGAAGACGATGATCAATGA
- the fliY gene encoding flagellar motor switch protein FliY has translation MINDFLGIFVNECVSTIEGLTGKSAEFSEYYEYDVNSQDSMTPPLVSATFNVNNEMKIKILASAVLMSAIGEWMMGEEEISKNSELNEDEMDAAKEAIQNIVSAFSTTLGAQKEIPKMDFSLESCEFIADTLELGGFHKLYLYNVQIADLEEKVALVFDEKIYKVLTKTDLEEIVATNEDHPQDHKALANVEELRNIGLIMDVRLPIRVRIGSKKMLLKDVLTMDIGSVIELDQLANDPLEILIGDKKIAYGEVVIVDGNFGVQITEIGSKKERLEQLR, from the coding sequence ATGATCAATGATTTTTTAGGCATATTTGTCAATGAATGTGTAAGTACAATAGAGGGTTTAACAGGAAAAAGTGCTGAATTTAGCGAGTATTATGAGTATGATGTAAATTCTCAAGACTCTATGACTCCACCATTGGTAAGTGCTACTTTTAATGTAAACAATGAAATGAAAATCAAAATCCTAGCTAGTGCGGTTTTAATGAGTGCAATTGGCGAATGGATGATGGGAGAAGAAGAGATCTCTAAAAATAGCGAGCTCAATGAAGATGAAATGGACGCGGCTAAAGAAGCTATACAAAATATCGTTTCAGCTTTTTCTACTACTTTGGGAGCGCAAAAAGAAATTCCTAAAATGGATTTTAGTTTAGAAAGTTGTGAATTTATCGCAGATACTTTAGAGCTTGGCGGCTTTCATAAATTATATTTATACAATGTACAAATTGCAGATTTAGAAGAAAAAGTTGCTTTGGTTTTTGATGAAAAAATTTATAAGGTTTTAACTAAAACTGATCTAGAAGAGATCGTAGCAACGAATGAAGATCACCCACAAGATCATAAAGCTTTAGCTAATGTTGAAGAGTTAAGAAATATCGGTTTGATCATGGATGTGCGCTTACCTATAAGGGTGCGTATTGGTAGTAAAAAAATGCTTTTAAAAGATGTTTTGACTATGGATATAGGTTCGGTTATCGAGCTTGATCAATTAGCTAATGATCCTTTAGAAATTTTAATAGGCGACAAAAAGATTGCCTATGGGGAAGTGGTTATCGTAGATGGAAACTTTGGAGTACAAATCACCGAGATTGGATCTAAAAAAGAAAGATTAGAACAATTAAGATGA
- a CDS encoding TIGR00730 family Rossman fold protein produces MKKCIIEDVVQLQALDKIQNAVTFFGSARLKEENEYCILASNLATKLADKGYSIISGGGGGIMQAANYGAMQSNAEHLKSFGFNIHLPFEQKANDFLEYNITFKSLAIRKMALIQKSLAFVIFPGGFGTLDELFEILTLKQLSFKKDVPIILVGQKFWQPLDEFIKTSLLGLGTISKNDELKYSISDDLDEIIRMIKEKDENSCCNEWGCG; encoded by the coding sequence ATGAAAAAATGCATTATCGAAGATGTCGTGCAGCTTCAAGCTTTAGACAAAATTCAAAATGCTGTAACTTTTTTTGGTTCAGCTAGGTTAAAAGAAGAAAATGAGTATTGTATTCTAGCTTCAAATTTAGCTACCAAGTTAGCTGATAAAGGGTATAGTATCATTAGTGGTGGTGGCGGTGGTATTATGCAGGCTGCAAATTATGGGGCTATGCAAAGTAATGCCGAGCATTTAAAATCTTTTGGATTTAATATACATTTACCATTTGAGCAAAAAGCAAATGACTTTTTAGAGTATAATATCACTTTTAAGAGCTTAGCCATTCGCAAAATGGCTCTTATTCAAAAGAGTCTAGCTTTTGTGATTTTCCCAGGCGGCTTTGGGACATTAGATGAATTGTTTGAAATTCTTACGCTTAAACAACTTAGTTTTAAAAAAGATGTTCCTATTATTTTAGTTGGGCAAAAATTTTGGCAACCTCTTGATGAATTTATCAAAACTTCTTTACTAGGACTTGGAACTATATCTAAAAATGATGAGTTAAAGTATAGTATAAGTGATGATTTAGATGAAATTATAAGAATGATAAAGGAAAAAGATGAAAATTCTTGTTGCAATGAGTGGGGGTGTGGATAG
- the mnmA gene encoding tRNA 2-thiouridine(34) synthase MnmA codes for MKILVAMSGGVDSTVTAYKLKQAGHEVIGCYMKLHGKPNYHEENIQKVEKVAKFLGIEYHILDLQEDFKNQVYMPFVNTYKEGKTPNPCALCNRFIKLGKLLEFAKSLNCEKLATGHYARIENGLIKTAVDESKDQSYFLANADKEALEYLIFPLGEMKKEDVKKFASTIDVLKSFATQKESSEICFVEDTYVQVLDQFMDTKIPGIVRDSSGKEVGKHEGYMHYTIGKRRGFEVRGAHEPHFVLKIDPKKNEIIVGKKDELKISEFVLDTINLFVDAKELECEVKIRYRSKSTPCKVLINEDKSAKIILQEPVYGLASGQMAVFYDKDLVLASGFIK; via the coding sequence ATGAAAATTCTTGTTGCAATGAGTGGGGGTGTGGATAGTACTGTAACTGCTTATAAATTAAAACAAGCAGGACATGAGGTGATTGGTTGTTATATGAAACTTCATGGAAAACCTAATTATCATGAAGAAAACATACAAAAAGTAGAAAAAGTTGCTAAATTTTTAGGCATCGAATATCATATTTTAGACTTACAAGAAGACTTTAAAAATCAAGTTTATATGCCTTTTGTTAATACTTATAAAGAAGGTAAAACACCAAATCCTTGTGCTTTGTGCAATCGTTTTATCAAGCTTGGTAAACTTTTAGAATTCGCAAAGAGCTTAAACTGTGAAAAATTAGCCACAGGTCACTACGCAAGGATAGAAAATGGTTTGATTAAAACCGCGGTTGATGAGAGTAAAGACCAAAGTTACTTTTTAGCTAATGCAGACAAAGAAGCTTTAGAGTATTTGATTTTTCCTCTTGGAGAAATGAAGAAAGAAGATGTGAAAAAATTTGCATCAACGATCGATGTTTTAAAATCTTTTGCAACGCAAAAAGAAAGTTCAGAAATTTGTTTTGTGGAAGATACTTATGTGCAAGTTTTAGATCAATTTATGGATACTAAAATTCCAGGTATTGTGAGAGATAGTAGCGGCAAGGAAGTAGGTAAACATGAAGGTTATATGCACTATACCATAGGTAAAAGAAGGGGGTTTGAAGTGCGTGGGGCTCATGAACCTCATTTTGTATTAAAAATCGATCCTAAAAAAAATGAAATCATAGTAGGTAAAAAAGACGAGCTTAAAATCAGCGAATTTGTTTTAGATACTATTAATTTATTTGTTGATGCTAAAGAATTAGAGTGTGAGGTAAAAATACGCTACAGATCAAAATCAACACCATGCAAGGTTTTGATCAATGAAGATAAAAGTGCTAAGATTATCTTACAAGAACCTGTTTATGGGCTTGCTAGCGGACAAATGGCAGTATTTTATGATAAAGATTTAGTGCTTGCTAGTGGATTTATAAAATAA
- a CDS encoding phosphatidylglycerophosphatase A family protein: MQKLFLTFFYSGSVNKAPGTFGTIAALIPAFFILRYLGIETLILVAILLFLISIKVIDQYEKQTGIHDDKHIVIDEVVGVFLALAICGQSVFTFLLSFVLFRFFDITKPSIIGKIDKKTKGGLGVMLDDVLAGIFAGLFSAVIYGILLKFDLLWFDISIMEIF; encoded by the coding sequence ATGCAAAAATTATTTTTAACTTTTTTTTATTCAGGTAGTGTCAATAAAGCCCCAGGAACCTTTGGTACAATAGCAGCGTTAATTCCTGCTTTTTTTATTTTAAGGTATTTGGGTATAGAAACTTTGATTTTAGTAGCGATTTTACTTTTTTTAATCTCTATTAAAGTCATCGACCAATACGAAAAACAAACAGGCATACACGATGATAAACACATCGTTATAGATGAAGTTGTCGGGGTGTTTTTAGCCTTAGCAATTTGCGGACAGAGTGTTTTTACCTTTTTACTTTCTTTTGTTTTGTTTAGATTTTTTGATATTACAAAACCTTCTATCATAGGTAAAATTGACAAAAAAACCAAAGGTGGTTTAGGTGTAATGCTAGATGATGTTTTAGCAGGGATTTTCGCAGGATTATTCTCTGCGGTGATTTATGGAATTTTGCTTAAATTTGATCTTTTGTGGTTTGATATAAGCATTATGGAGATATTTTAG